The Melopsittacus undulatus isolate bMelUnd1 chromosome 12, bMelUnd1.mat.Z, whole genome shotgun sequence genome has a segment encoding these proteins:
- the RFLNA gene encoding refilin-A: MVGHLQLQGMDESLKEKSREGLLDSPDSGLPPSPSPPFYSLSPGEGRAGGSSGADPPAPGHRREAKDGRVMPYLLLNPAMPEMRPRMYPVFFGESIEVTPEPLQEIRCNSEVKYDSEKHYRDDIFYGPIPTVTTYSETIIAAPNCTWRNYKSQLIFEPRQKPLRFQSTTIIFPKRAKNIYRTTLSYSLGCAKRWFASSVQLELCEETSPCVIYSETL; the protein is encoded by the exons ATGGTAGGTCACCTCCAGCTGCAAGGCATGGACGAGAGCCTGAAGGAGAAGAGCCGGGAAGGTTTGCTGGACAGCCCGGACTCGGGgctgccccccagccccagtcCCCCTTTCTACTCCCTGTCTCCCGGTGAGGGCCGAGCTGGGGGCAGCAGCGGAGCGGACCCCCCGGCCCCGGGGCACCGGAGGGAGGCCAAGGACGGCAGAGTG aTGCCTTACCTGCTCCTGAACCCAGCCATGCCAGAGATGAGGCCTCGAATGTACCCGGTGTTTTTTGGAGAGAGCATTGAGGTGACCCCGGAGCCCTTGCAGGAAATCAG GTGCAACTCCGAGGTGAAGTACGACTCCGAGAAGCATTATCGGGATGACATTTTCTACGGCCCCATCCCCACCGTCACCACCTACAGCGAGACAATCATTGCTGCTCCCAACTGTACCTGGCGGAACTACAAGTCCCAGCTGATCTTTGAGCCCCGCCAGAAGCCACTGAGGTTTCAGAGCACGACCATCATCTTCCCAAAGCGTGCCAAGAACATTTACCGGACCACCCTCAGCTACAGCTTGGGTTGTGCCAAGCGTTGGTTTGCTTCCAGTGtgcagctggagctgtgtgAGGAAACCAGCCCGTGCGTCATCTACAGCGAGACCCTCTGA